In Flavobacterium okayamense, a single window of DNA contains:
- the pnuC gene encoding nicotinamide riboside transporter PnuC: MWDFLFSQYKNYDTFSIWLEFIAVIFGLISVLFARVNNILVYPTGIISTLIFIYLLFQWSLIGDFIINIYYTIMSIYGWILWSKRKNEAFEFPVATMKTVDFKKSIILFTLTTVFVIIIYIYFDKFTSWTAYVDTFTTGLFFVGMWLMAQRKIENWIVWIIADLISIPLYFYKGYTLTSLQYLVFTIIAYFGYREWKTYLQKETLSK, encoded by the coding sequence TTTGGTTAGAATTTATTGCTGTTATATTTGGATTAATTAGTGTTTTATTTGCTCGTGTAAATAATATTTTGGTTTACCCAACAGGGATTATAAGCACGCTAATCTTTATTTATTTGTTATTTCAATGGAGCTTAATTGGTGATTTTATCATTAATATTTACTACACCATTATGAGTATTTATGGTTGGATTCTCTGGAGCAAAAGGAAAAATGAAGCTTTTGAATTCCCTGTAGCAACAATGAAAACTGTTGACTTTAAGAAAAGTATCATTTTATTTACATTAACAACAGTATTTGTTATTATAATTTATATTTATTTTGATAAATTTACTTCTTGGACAGCATATGTAGATACTTTCACTACTGGGTTATTTTTCGTTGGAATGTGGCTAATGGCACAACGAAAAATTGAAAATTGGATTGTATGGATAATTGCAGACTTAATTTCTATTCCTTTGTACTTTTATAAAGGATATACTTTAACTAGCTTACAATATTTAGTATTTACTATAATTGCTTATTTTGGATATAGAGAATGGAAAACATATTTACAGAAAGAGACTTTAAGCAAATAA